The Maridesulfovibrio salexigens DSM 2638 region ACCGGGTTAGCACATCACGACTGCCTGTCCGGTAATCCTTGATAAGTTCATCAAGTAAGAATTTATATCAATCAGTTTAAAATTTTAATAATTAATTAAGTATATTCAGTTCATATCAATCATATTCAGATCATCCTGTTAAACAATGGGAGAGTGCAATGCTCTCCCTATCTATATTCAAAAAACATAGCTGCGGACCCTCTATGTTCATTTCAATGTAATCGGAAAGGTCTGCCCCTGATTCTTCAACATAATACAGGAGGATTGAAGAGATACAGGACCATTAGTCCGGCTTGCGGCGATCATCGCAAAACAGACCCTCCTAGTAACGTAGACAACATCGATGGTTTAGAATCCGTCACTGATTATTAAGTTATCAAAACCCGGCAGGTATCAAACCAACAAAGGGACATATTTTTTAAGAGTTTCTGATCTATCCGGTCAAAATGTCAGATGTTTGCATCATTCTTCGGCATATTCCGTATTTATTCCCATAAAGTTCCATTAATTGTTCAATTTCTTCATTCAAAATGACCCCTAGGATCAATTTGTTTTGAAAATATGATGTTTGGCCTTTGGGGAATTGGAAATCGCAGGAGGCTCAAGAATACAAAGAATTTTGCTGTTTTTGATGCTGGAAACATTAAAAAATCATAAATTCATGTCACTTATATAGAAATATATTGTTCAAAACTATTTCTATGGAGGAAAGACATGGCAAAAGATGTTTCCAAAGATCAGAAGAAGTCGAAGATGTTTGAATCGAAGTATGATGCAAATATTCTGCGAAATCTCATCAAGGAAGGTAAGAACGCTGACGAGGTACAGGATGCCCTTGGGTTGGCATCTCGACAAAGTTTGAAGCAACATATCCTTCGTTTGATCAATGAAGACGGCAAGTTCTATGAAGTTGCTGGACTTTATCGTGATGCGAAGAAAAATCCTATGATCAATTTCAAGGGCGATATCAGGATTACCAAACGTCAATTATCGTTTGAAGGTTCAACCTACAAGCATAATGACCAGTTTGAAATCAGCGCAGACAATGAAAAGATCGTTTTGACCAGAATCGTTTCAAAGTCCGGTGATGTTGAAGGTCAGTCTGTTGATGAACTTGCGGCGAAAACTGACGGTAAAATTGATGTCAAAGGTTCAACCAAGTAAACATCGGAAAGCCGTGTCCGTAGATGCGGTTTTCTTTTTATGATTTTACTAAAATGTTTGGGGTTAGTCCTCTGGTCCTTATGAAGTAGCTCATACTTTGAGGGGTAACGCCGAATATCTTACCTATTGAAGATTTATTTAAGCCCCGGTCGAGAAGTGATTGAATTTCATCAACCCGGTCATCAAGTTTTGAACTTCTTGAACCTTTCTTGCGACCAAGAGTAAGACCTTGCTCCCGGCGTTTGGCAAGAGCGACCTTGGTTCTGGAAGAAAGCAAATCTTTTTCTATCTCAGCCATGAGTGCAAATGTGGAAACCATGACCTTGGTTGAAATATCCTGCTCACCATCCTTGATATGAATATTCTGCTTAATGGCGATGAATTCGACTTTCTTGGATACCAGCACATCTACTATTGAAACGATCTGGCTAAGAGAGCGGCCTAATCTGGAAAGTTCCGATACAAGAAGAATGTCACCTTCGTTCAATGAATTCAAAAGTTCATTAATCCTACGCTTGCTCATAGATTTTGAGGAAGACATTGCGAGCTTGAACCAAGTATCAACCTTAATGTCTCGGACGCTACAGTATTTCAAGATTTCAAGTTCCTGATTATCCACGTCTTGTTTGGTGGTCGATACTCGAAGGTATGCAGTTACTTTCGCCATTATTTTGCTCCAAATTTTATGTTGAATAATGAATGCTTCAATTTGAATCAATTTTACAATATTTGAAGATGTAACACCCGGAATTTGTGTACAAAAGTTTGATCAAAATTACGTTCGTTTTCTTTTTCAATGATTCTTAAATTCAAAATATTAATATAGAAATTAACCTCTTAAACTACATCAAGATAAGTGCGGTTATGTTTGGGCGTGGGTCGCAATAAGGACGGAGGGAGAATTCGGCAAGAAGGTGACGCAAGCTATAGATTGTTGATCTGACTTGTTCAGATTCACGGTGGGCGCAAACATGTCCGCGCTGAATGAAAGTAGTGGTGATGGTCATTAAAGGTTCACGCAAGACAATATGAGTCCGGTTGTCGTTAGTGAATACCGCCAGAGTAGAAGCAAATTTCAATTTATAAGATCAGTTTGATCATAGAGGAAAGCTCTGGTTGACCATCACCCAAACTTCGAAAAATCTTGATGTAGTTTTTATGATGTTTTAGAAGTTAAGTTAATGATATTTTTGAATAAATTTTCAAAAATGCCTTGCCCCAGTGCCGTCCAGTGTTTATAAATATGGGAAGGAATTGTCTGGAAATGGTGGCTAGGTAACTAAGTAACCGAACTTTAACTATTTATTGTAATTAGCTGCTATTCCGCTGTCGGCGTATGCCGGGTGGATAGCGGGACCTATTTTTTTCCCCGCTGATTGGGGCTGCATTGGGCAGTATTAATGCTGATTCAACTTTCTGACGACAGGAAGTTCCTAATGAAAAAAATAGAATCCCAAACATCTGCTGATCTTTCCCATAACCTTTCGGTGCAACTTGGAAAAACTCTTGAAGCTTACGAAGTAGCTTCAATCTTCTCCGTGAATGAAGAGGATGTTTTACGGTATTATGAAAACTTTGGTGGAATCGAAGTTATACCCGGACATTATGTGTTCTTTGAGAACAAAATTTTGGAAAAGGTAGGAATAATGCCGACATTAGATAAACGTCAAAAGATGTCTCGGTGGAAAGGGGTTGTTCAGGTTGATGGAGTTCGCAAAGAAAAGCGATTTCATGATGAAAGTGATGAAAGTTACCAGCAGGCAGTTGAATGGGAAAACCAGCAACGGCAAAATCTTAAAAAGGGAATCATTGAAGAAGTCGTTGCACAGATCAAAAAGGAGGTAGTTGAGCATAAAGATAGTTCCGTCATAAATTCTATGTCATCTGTCACATTGAAAGAGTTTGCTGATCAATATGTAGAATATTGCACTGGGCGAATTAATCCTCGGTCAGTGAAGGAAAAACGTCGGCATTTTAACACCTTGATAGCTCATTTCACTGAATCTTGTTTTGTAGAAGAAATCACAGCATTTAAAATGAATAAGTTTCTTCAAGAGGTTTTAAAGACGAAGACTGGAAATATGGTCAACATCATTATGAAACATCTTAAAGCTGCATGGTCATGGGCTGGGGGATTTGTTGAGGGATTTCCGCAAAATTCTGATCCCTTCAGAAATATCCAGAAGTTTCCTGAACAAAGGCATCCTCGTTATGTGCCACCTAAAGAAGATCTTGATAAGGTCTTTGACGTTGCGGAAGGTCAAGATAGGGTTATGCTGAAGACCTTTTATTATACAGGTGGTCGAAAGAATGAGATTTTTAGTCTTAAATGGGAAGACGTCTTGTTTGATTCAAACCAAATTAGGTTATGGACTAATAAGCGTAAGCATGGAAACAGGGAATCCAACCTTATCCCGATGGTTAAAGAATTAAAACGCATTTTAACAGAGTGGAAGAAAGCTTGTCCCTGCGAAAGCGATTATGTCTTTATTGAGGTTAGAAAGAAAGCACCAACATATGGGCAACGTTATGTTTATCGTAAAGGATTCATGGAAAGGCATTGCGATAAAGCAGGTGTAAAAAGATTTGGATTTCACGGCATTCGTCATTTATTCGCAACTACATTATATAACAATGGGCAACCGTTGGCTGTAGTTCAGAAAATGATGCGTCATAAGAATCCGAACACCACCGTTAGATATCTCCATGAGATGGGACTTGATCGTGCTTTGGAAGCTGTTGAAGGTGTGCTTTAGTCGAATAACTCCTGAGCGTGATGGATGGTTGCTTGAGGCCGGACCGGAAGGTTCGGCCTTTTTGCTGTGTAAGTTCATGTATATTAGGTTGTTATTGCTTGGCGTTGTAAAGCGACCTGTGTTTGACCTGTTGGTGACTTGTTGTTGACTCACCGATTGTTTGTGTGTTACCTGTTGTTTACTGAAGACAAAATAGGAGGTTTTATGACTGTTGCTGAAAAACAAATGTTCGAAAATGCATGGGAATTTGAAAGTGGTGAGCAACGAGATAAAATGCTTGAATCTCTTACAGCTGAAAACTGTGGTGAAAAACTGTTGCTGGTAAGAGATGTTTCGAATCTTACAAGGCGTGAGCTGGCAAAAGTCATAGGGTGTTCAGAGTCGACCTTGTCAAGAATCGAACGTGGTGTATCAAAGCCTACAAATGAATTTCTTTCACGACTTTTAGCACTAGTGACAATCGGGTACTACAAGTACTCACAGCTCTCCGAAGCAGAAAAAGAGAAAATTTCAGAAACAATAGGGACTAGTGGAGGAGTTCTTGCTGGTGTTGGGGGAGCAATTGCTGCTATAGGTGCAGCAGGAGTTGTACCGGGGTTGTCCGCAGCAGGAATAACAAGTGGATTGGCTGCAATTGGTGGAAGTATGCTTGGTGGAGTTGCTGTGGTAGCTGCTATTCCTATTGCCACCGGTGCGGCCGGGTACGCTCTGGTAAAAGGAATTAAAGCGATTTGTGATTCTAATCGTTTGTCATGTACAGCAGTGGATGACAAGTATGAAATATGTACGAAAGATAATGATTAGATTAGGAGGAAATAATGGATAAGGTCGTTGATAAACTTGTTGGCCTTGGAGTTCCTGGTTTAGTTCTTCTTATTGTTATGGCTAGCACTGGTCTTGCTGGTGCAGCGGCTTTGACAGCAGCACTTGCAGCACTAGGGGGACCATTTGGAATGCTTGGTGGACTGGCTGTGCTTGGGTTGCTTGTTATGCTTTCTAGTAGCTTAACTGAGTATGGGGTAGATGCCTTGGCTAAAGCAGTTATTGATGGTTTGACAGATAAAGGTGAAACGAAGGACTCAATCATTGAGCAAATCAATAATTTCCCTTTAATTTCAAGCGAAATGAAAGGGAAATTAAGAGATCATGTTAATTATGCATGATTTTAAGTCATATATGTTGATTTTAAGATAAGATCGGGCCGGATGGCTCGGTCTTTTTTTGTTCCTATATGTTATAGACGCTGGCTTTGGTTCTAGTATTTTAAATTCGCTTATGTATCATTCTTAGCTGTGTCCAAAGTGTGTCCTTGTTGTGTCCTGTCTTTTGTTTATTGTATTTATATTATCATTTGTTTCTTAACATCAAGAATTTAAAGTAGTTTTTTTATTTTGATTGGCGATGATACAGCAGCCTCGTCTGGATTGTGTGCTGGTCTGATCAGACCGTCCACTTCACCTTCCCTAAAGGCAGTTCCAACGGCCTGAGTCATAAGGATCTTGGCGAAGTGACCCTCGAAGATGCCAATGGCGGTAAGTATCAGGGACTGCGTACCCATTATAAATGGACTCCCGGTCTTGTTGTTCGCGACTGGCGTTATGTCGTTCGCATTGCTTCCATTGATCCCAAAAATATCGGTTCCAATTCCCTGCGTCATGCACTGATTGAAGGTTTGAACATGATCCCCAATACTAACATGGGCAGAACT contains the following coding sequences:
- a CDS encoding recombinase family protein, whose product is MAKVTAYLRVSTTKQDVDNQELEILKYCSVRDIKVDTWFKLAMSSSKSMSKRRINELLNSLNEGDILLVSELSRLGRSLSQIVSIVDVLVSKKVEFIAIKQNIHIKDGEQDISTKVMVSTFALMAEIEKDLLSSRTKVALAKRREQGLTLGRKKGSRSSKLDDRVDEIQSLLDRGLNKSSIGKIFGVTPQSMSYFIRTRGLTPNILVKS
- a CDS encoding major capsid protein; its protein translation is MCWSDQTVHFTFPKGSSNGLSHKDLGEVTLEDANGGKYQGLRTHYKWTPGLVVRDWRYVVRIASIDPKNIGSNSLRHALIEGLNMIPNTNMGRTAIYCNQTVKTLLDIEASDKSNVMLKTENWEGKPVTTFWGCPVRRVDSILNTEAAISA
- a CDS encoding helix-turn-helix domain-containing protein — protein: MTVAEKQMFENAWEFESGEQRDKMLESLTAENCGEKLLLVRDVSNLTRRELAKVIGCSESTLSRIERGVSKPTNEFLSRLLALVTIGYYKYSQLSEAEKEKISETIGTSGGVLAGVGGAIAAIGAAGVVPGLSAAGITSGLAAIGGSMLGGVAVVAAIPIATGAAGYALVKGIKAICDSNRLSCTAVDDKYEICTKDND
- a CDS encoding tyrosine-type recombinase/integrase yields the protein MKKIESQTSADLSHNLSVQLGKTLEAYEVASIFSVNEEDVLRYYENFGGIEVIPGHYVFFENKILEKVGIMPTLDKRQKMSRWKGVVQVDGVRKEKRFHDESDESYQQAVEWENQQRQNLKKGIIEEVVAQIKKEVVEHKDSSVINSMSSVTLKEFADQYVEYCTGRINPRSVKEKRRHFNTLIAHFTESCFVEEITAFKMNKFLQEVLKTKTGNMVNIIMKHLKAAWSWAGGFVEGFPQNSDPFRNIQKFPEQRHPRYVPPKEDLDKVFDVAEGQDRVMLKTFYYTGGRKNEIFSLKWEDVLFDSNQIRLWTNKRKHGNRESNLIPMVKELKRILTEWKKACPCESDYVFIEVRKKAPTYGQRYVYRKGFMERHCDKAGVKRFGFHGIRHLFATTLYNNGQPLAVVQKMMRHKNPNTTVRYLHEMGLDRALEAVEGVL